The segment ttCGTAGTAAATATAGCCTGGAGTCGAGAAAATAGAAACATTTTCAATGTTTACATAAACTGATGCAATACATGCTGGTAAAATTTATAACTGTACCCTATTTCATTGCGGTATGGTGGCAGATAGAATGCCACATTGGATATTTACCGTATCCATTAAAATTGACGCTGCACttgatttttgttaattttaaacAATGGAATCCACAGAGGTTTAAAACAATTTGATCTTGGTGCTATTGAACGAATCTTACCCAAAAATTGGATCATCCTCTAAATCACCCATCATTCCAAAAAGAGACATTTTACAGTATCGCTTGGtttaaattttcttataatCAGCAGTACTTTTTGCAGTATTTTACACAAATTTTCCACAAACTTCTTTTCATAAATCTCAAATTAAAATGCACTACCAACTTTACCTgataaaaactgttttttacAGAAGATTTGACACCAGAGTTGCCTggtattttacaattttttttatgtacaTGCTGCTCGAAAACAAAGTTGCCAATGTAcagtttattctgttttctaCAAATATTTCGGATAAATCCAAGATAAATCACTTAAACCTGAACACATCACACAAAAAGAAACTTCATGGtagaaccacagagaacagattaacaggctcgaaggaagtaatcgattttttgtgtgtaaaatctgtctgtagcgccctccagaaatagtttgccaaacgcattaaaaaatattcatgtacctttatcaatatttctttgtgctggagttacatagcagcgatggcagcgacatcaagatttagtttgccacttactgctcgaggggtgctctattgaaggattactcgtagattacataaaaaccttttacacactttttgtcaattacctggtagtctgttctctgtggtagaaCCCGTAGAACCGGTAGAACATATACTATAATTAGAACGTAGAAATAAGAAGACGCACCACTAAATTTTAGCTAAagagatttctgtttagcttaagcatTGCTCAGGCCAAAATTACTATGCGTTACCGCGATGTAtagtaaaaataacaaaatcgtGGTCAAAATTACTAAAATTTATCATGAAAGGTAGTAAAATTGACCGAGAACATATTGCTTGTACAAGAATCCTGGTAAAATCATGGTACTTTCGAAAACAAGCATTTTCAGGGAAATGTTACCAGGTACTATAGTTCTCGTTTCAGTGCAGATTTAACATATTTCTGAACTGttaattaaagcacttttttgcAGCACATTTTTACTAAAAAGTGGTTCCTCGCTGCAAATGGCTGCAATATATTGATGCAAGAAGCTTGCCAGATCCACAAATTTATTATTGTGATTATCTGGACAGTTGAACCAAATCACCAAAAGCCACAGCCTGAATTAGTTATTTGAGTCACTGTAGCACTCATGATTCGCTAATTGCGCCGACTGACCTAATTTTGATAGAAATTTCGGAACGATAGAATTTTAGCGTTCAAATGTTTTTAGTTGGAGTATGGCCCGCAAGCACCCAGTAaatcatttggtttgtatatctcgattgcaactgaggtatacgaaatcatatctgaacgaaaaagttatatttcacgccatataagaacatatatgtaccaaagtggaggcgatatacatgcgaaaattttgacaactatttgtaattctattttgcgcagtttttataacacgcaactaaatactcctgaatatatgattaaaatataataaaatattgcaattgtctatcctgctttataattcacggTCATAAAtcgtatatgaagacacgcacgactgcaaaacaacttattgttcatttcgatttgacatactctaatcattatacaattccaatgtgaaattgacatgaaaacgatttaatgtgaactttctattacgattttgtgttatctgggcaaaTACGCAACTAACAATCCTCCCAATAACCGATCCTTCAATCGCTAAAAGAAATGCCGCTGATGACGACGCatggaaataatatgaaaaattaATAGAGAGGCCAGTCTTGTTAATAATGGGGTCTTCGAAGCAGGCACTTTCAAACCGCGAAGTCGAGTAAGGTGCCAAATTCGACATAGCAAGCTAAGCCCACTGCAAAAGACtataaaaacttatcgttttttactcaaacgtatgtttttttaccggggtataactgggggaaaataaaaacaaacgtgtaaaatcaatgtaaaatctaaccacagcaacaacaaatcgcgcgtacggcgaatttatttttaatattcagAATGAGGGAAGATGGGTAACTTTATGCTCTCTTCGAGTTCGAGCCTGTTAGTCTGCTCTGTGTTAATATGCAGAGAAATCAAATCACTAGAGCTAAATCAAGTACAGAGCACAAGAGTTAAATCAAATCACTTgcaaaaaatttatttcgtgCCACTATTACAGAACGTTACAATCACGTTAAAATCAATCGATTTTAACTTTCGCGGCATCGAAGGTATTATTCTTAATTGCCTAAAGTTTACATAAACGAGCAAGTTTACACCATAAAGCATAACTTCGTTCGgatgtctgttttgttttaatctaactatATCGCATTTCAGACTACTATCATCAAGACTGGTATCAAAGACCTATTTTTCCTTTAGAGCTGAACTCGTTGACACTCATTAATTTGATTACTACTGAAAAACAACTACGAATCCTGTTACGCGAGTACGTACGTCAGTTATAAGAATGACCATGACTAGAAACTAAGACGTATATGTGGCTATTATTAAAAAAGTTACTCCTTTAAATCAAAATCTTGATCAAACATTTTTAGTAATTCTTCATTGGGATCTGAAGCTTTGTCGTCCATAGCTGCAAGCtcattattttccatttttattttcttcataaaTTTTACCAGATTACTTTCTTCATCGGTTAAAGCTGTGTTGGGTTCCACTTCTTGAGAGTTTGTCACCCGTTCAACATCCTGATCAATTACAATCTCCTGTAATCCTCCATGGATGGAACATGATTTCGAGAGGTTAGTTTCATGTGCTTCTGTCGCAATCGTTTCATCAGCATCATTATGTATATTTAATTGTTCGACAAGACTATCAATTTCATGGCTTCCTTCCAGAATCTGTTCAGAActtgtcttttgtttttctttgttaTGGATTTGATCTTTTAAGGCTTGAAGATTTGCTGTTTTAGCATAAATATTCTCTCCGATATTGTTAATGTAATAGTTGTAAAAGATGTTGTTTTCCAGCGCTGTTTCAAATTCCCCATTTGATTTTTGCAATCCCATGCGAATTAAAATGGAGATTTTAGTTGAATATGGTTTAAGCCACTTATATACCTTTCGATGAACTATTGTTTGATCATCCTCGCACAGTGTCTCCCATATTTCAATTAATGATTTCTTAACATTATCGATAAGAATCTGTTTCCTCATTTCAGGAATTAGACGACCAATCCCGTCCAGATGGCGGAAAGTTAAATCCATAAGTGCCTGCGAACTTTTATTGGTGAGAAACATTTGCCACTTGAAAATCATAATCATCAAATCCCAGAGTTTGTCCATAGAGCTAACGTCAAGGCGCATAAGAGAACAGCAGGCGATATCTGTTAATAAAATTCTAGTCTGCTGTACAGTTAACATATTATGCTGATAAGCTGTAGATATATAGTGAAGAAATTTAGGATCCAGTAGCACCTCGGTGATTTCACGTAAAACTGTAAAACCAATAAGAGAAaagttttgtaactttattgGTATAAGTACATTGTGTTTTATCCGAAAGCAGGGACAACCCGGCATACGCAGCGAAgtgtacccaggtaaccaataagcatttccaatgcaatttaaatgcaagccaataagccttaaatactacttaaatgctattttggcaaaatatgcggctactttactactAACCCTCTTTTAGTGCTGACAaggcttatttgcagctagttaccgacaagaagaatttaaatagaattgtggatgccaatttacaacagttatgcagtcaaaaggctgataaacagcaacctacTGTATAAAACGCCAGCGATGCTAATAAATGATTGATTTAGTATAAgcactaatgcttattggttacctgggtacgtAACATAAATAACATCAATTTCTACACTTTTGTGATTAATAAAGATTTTCATTAGCATGTGCACATTCCAGTGTGTGCAAAAATGAAATATAGCATTTCACAACAGTTAGCTGCTTGATTTGAACTCGCTGTCAAATTACAATACACTCTTATTATCTTATAATAGCCAAATCTACTCAACTAAATAAGTGGTTTGATTTGTTACGTTactataaaacatttttatttcatgcgaaatttctaaattttatgaaaactaaAAAACATATGCATTCCTTATTCGTTGTAAAACTAGCGGTTGACATACAAATTTACATTGTATACAGCaatatttgtgcaacttttacTATGCTTTTAACTAGTTTAATGTGATTTTTCCACACGGTAAATCACTTCCttcataaatattcaatatgtgatagacatatttactattttaaatgtgcCCACCTCATCATAACAACTCTTGACACTTACTAATGGGACTGGACcagcccggtgtcaccaatacactctcacatatgatttgacagtacccccatactgatgggcccctcgatgctgggccccaaacaacaatggccgctccatagaatttctatgaactgatttcccgcccagtgcttttgacgtttagattttagtcatagaaaaatggcgatGTGCCGGGGGGTCGGACTGGACAACTCAAAATCGTATTGAAAAAGGTACACCAaggtcaccaaggtacagaatgatttTCGTCTTCCACTGGCtgaaccctctaacgggcaacatcgtaaaacgatgcgatcgagaaaatgattactttatcatgaaagtacactcaaaagaagctcgagtgttgattttcatctgaaaatatttatctggaggaccgctaggtcTAGGAAATAGTCCAATGTGACTGCATtggtggtttgtgtgcatcgcGGAACGAATTcgctatgaaaaaaaaattctcgatGAATACAAATCGCGTTTACGTATACGAGACGAACTGGCAAATGTGAGCGATCTCTATTATCAGTTTTCATTTTTCGAGCAGTTCCAGTTTAGTGGCATTATCAGAATATCTGGCATCTCTGAACGTAATGACAGCACTGACAGCTATTCAATTTTGTGTTTTCTTTTCCTCTCTTTGCacgcaaaaattccaaaaagtaCAAAACAATAAGCAACGAATGCCGCGGCGGATTGTCAACAATTCTAAACGTTTTGTAGAATCCAAAAGATCGTTTTAAATACCGAAAATTTAATGTAAGCTGAAGACATACGTTAAGTAAGTTTCTAAAACGAATCACATTCTAATATTTTACAGCACTATGTCCGGACTGGAATCTTATGTGAATAACACGGTATCGATTATTACCGCAGATGGTCGAAATTTCGTCGGAACGCTTAAAGGATTTGATCAAACCATAAACATAATCCTGGATGAGTCGCATGAACGCGTTTATTCTATGACTTCCGGCATCGAGCAAGTCGTTCTCGGACTTCATATCATACGGGGAGACAATGTTGCAGTAATTGGCCAGCTAGATGAAAGTATAGACAGTAAGCTGGACTTTGCCTCCATTCGTGGCATGCCTTTGGAACCGGTAGTTCATTGAAATGTTATAATCGATtaagaagaaaataaattattttaactatAAAATGAATACGAATTCTCTCGTTCAAgtttttattgataaatttaaAGAAATAGGTATAACAGTTTAAAAGCGTGTTTCCTGGATACCTATTTCCTAGAAATAAATATacgtttttaataatttttctgaagaaaaatgcAATGCAAATAATCGAGCAACTCACAAGCACTCGAATCGAAACCCCAAACCGGAAAATCACTTGGCATCTTTGTTTGCAACATAGATACAAAACTTTTATGTTGCGCAACATTATTCGGCAGTAAATGTATCAAAATAAAAGTTTATGATCTTTGATAATcaaaaataagatatttctatcttaagCTAAAAAGGATAGTGCACGCAAAGCATGCGATTCATGTAGAACATTTTACTTGCTGTGTTCGTCAATTGCGATATCATTTATATTTCTAGCAGAAGTTTAATCAGTTCTGCGGTTTAATGCTATTATATATTGATTTGCACCTACCTTGAGCTGACTTATCCAGCGGTATCGCCTGTGCCTTCAAACGTTGGTCAATCACGTATAACATTTCAGAACCCAAATTTAGGATTATAAAAAGGTTAGTAACAGTCATGTTTACTAGTTtatagttttgaaaattttaaaactaaTCACAGCAATGTCGAGACGAATATTCTTCTTGGCCTAGGTTTAGGGATTCCGAAACTAAGTTTGTTTGTGGCAACGGAAACCATGGTGAGCCATATTCACTGACGTACCAAGGATGCCGCAAAAGAGAGCATCCGACCTCCCTCCAATTGGCATTTAAACTACATCTTGGAAACATTGTAGTAAGGTTTGGATAGTTAGGAAACATTTTTGTTACTATCTTAATTTTATAGTGTACACATTAGGTAGTAATTTTTAAGTTGGTTCAATTGTTCTGCTCAACATTTCCATTTCGCCTTGGGGTCTGGTTACGCTAATGACTACTTGGTTGTTTGGTAGATGTTTGGTCGGCATAAATAGGTATAGGTATTCATTTTGGTAGGTTTACTAGCTTCTAGGGACTATCATTTTGTAAGTGCATTGATTTGCCACGGTCAAGAAATATTGCCATAAAACCGCAATACAGTCAAAACTGAAGAAGCGGcggttttttattgagtagaaAACTGATCCTACTTGCGAAAATATCGCTTAAGCTAAACAAATTCGGCATAGAAATATGAAATGGCAAAGCATCTTCCTATTTAGTACTTTTTGGTAGTTTTCTAGAAATAGAATTCAATGGAAAAGTTTTGTTATTTGTCATTTATTCATTTCCACCCGTCACATTGGCTTTAATGAGCATATGGCATTCGTTAGTCATGGCATTTATACTTATTCATGGGGCATGGTTTTCTAGTGATTGTGCAATCACGTTATCATTACCAAGTTTCAGGAAAGTTGCTTTTCTCGTAATATGCTATATACCTGTCCGCACTACTTCCATAAGTTGTTACAATATTGATTAAAATCTCGATAGGTAACTGATTCTTTTATTATTCAGCTCTAGCCATGGACGCATACGATTTGTACTCAGCGGTATGGAGGCGAATTGTGATATCTGGCAAGGAAACTCAAGTGACTAGTGATCTTAAAGCATGTCGCACAAACATCGAAATTATTAATTATGTCCACCAAATAGTAAAAGAATCCGGACTCATGGACCAGATACAATTTAAGGAAGATGCCAAAAATGAAGCAAAAGCTATCGTTTGCCGCAAAAAGGGTAACGATTTTTTCAACCCGAAAATCAAACGATACATCAAAGCAATAGAGTGCTATAATGAGAGTATTGCTCTGTGTGAACCAGGATCAGAGGCATTAGCTATTGCTTATGCTAATAGATCAGCGATTTGCTTTGAATTGAAAGAGTATCGTGACTGCTTGGAGAATATTCGACTCGCGGAGGAAAATCCCTATCCTGGTCATTTGATACCCAAAttgaacaaacgaaaaacggatTGTTTGAGCATGTTAAACAATAATCTCGATGAATCCGAAGAACAAAAACAGCCGAAATTGTGCAACAAACCAAACAGGTTAGTGCCACATGTTTCCGACTGCTTGGAATTGAAAGAGGATGATAAGTTTGGTAGATATTTGATTACGAACCGAAACTTGTGCGCAGGCGATTTGGTGGTAATAGAAAAACCGTTCTCGTTTTTGCTTGCCGCAAAGTTACGTTATCTTAATTGTGATTTTTGTCAGAAGGACAGATTTCTGACCCTAATTCCATGCTCTCATTGCACCGTTACAATGTTTTGTTCGGAGATTTGCCGCCAGAAAGCTCAGCAAGGCTATCATCGAATCGAGTGCCCCGGGATTAGAAATATgcagcaattatttacaaaagtAATTCTAATGGCTATGAGAACCACCACAACAGCCATTGCTACATTCAATTTTGACTTGAATGAAATGCAAAAACACCTTCAGTCTATCGAAAATCTCTCTGTTAATCCATTTCAACTTGACTGGAACACTATCAGTGCCAAAGAAATCTACAATACAATCCATAAGTTGGCTACCAACCAGAATTTACGTACTGCTAGTGACTTGACTCAACGATCAGTCTATGCAATCATTCTAAGTGATATATTGTTGAATAAAAGTCCATTAAAACATATATGCGGCAGTAACGAATCTCATTCAGATTTGATAAGAAACCTCTTGTTTCACCATGCTCAAACTGCACCCGTTAATATGCATTCGATGATGTATATGGACTATTGCCCAGAAGAAAATGAACAGTTTCAGCAAGCGCCCCTAGGATGCGGGTCTTTTCCCATACTAAGTAACATTAATCACTCCTGTGCGCCAAATTTAGTCAGAATTACACTGCCCAACGGTCATGTAGCAGCGTTAATTAATAGACCAATCAAAAAAGGAGATCAACTATACGATAACTATGGGTAAGTTCGGAAACACCGTGTAATCTCTAATTCCTACTATCTGTGTGTTTAGAAATACTTGACTAATACAAAGCTAATTCCACATTTCTATAACTTTACAAAACAATAACTCACGACCATAACTTTATGTTGAACAAATACAAGATTTTTTTCGTTCTTCCACAGTTATCATCACTGTCTAGAAACACTGTCGGAGCGACAAATCGGCCTTCGTGGGCAATACTGCTTCCGCTGCCAATGTGAAGCCTGCAAAAATAATTACCCGTTGTATTACGATTTGGGGCACGCAAATTTACCGCCTTTCGTAAAAAATCCAATCATTAATGACGAACTAGATGGACTTAGGAAACATGATATAAAAACAGCATTGAAGAAAATTCCAGACTACTGCCAATTTTTGAACGCGTTCGATGATCAATATCCTAACTACGAGCTAAGCTCCGTTCAGGAGGCATTACTTCGTTGTTTTCAAATTGTTTATGCGTGCCAGACTCGTAAGCTCAAATACAAGAAAGTATGTAGCCTCTGAATAATATGAAATTTTAAGAAAACCTTATTTTAAAACCagagaaaaaagttttattttaatattgacGTTGAAAACTCAATTTATTTAGGTATAAAACTTCTAACACACCTCAAATCTTAAATCTCAACTAAATTATAACAACAAAGTAACAATCCGACCAATATTTTCTAGCGTTAAGTTTTGTTCGTGCTGTGTAGCATCTCCTTCAACAATTTATACTTTAGAATATTTCATTGGAATTTCAGTAAACAATGCAACATGTATTAAATAAGCGTATATTTATATACCTAATATtacttttaaaacttgtttgtttacCGCTTGCGTTTGAAGAAACAGTCGTCTTTTTACCCTTTTAAACCCTAAGGGTATTTTTACTTTTGCAAATACTAGTTTTTGTTGTATGTAGTTTTAGGCTGGTTTTTACAAAAAGTAGCATTTGTATCATTTGTTTCGTTccataaaaaaattcgattttatcTGGTAGGTTAAAGAAATTAAACCAAATTAACAGTCAAAAATGCAACATATATTTCAGCGATGGTATTACCTACTATACTTATTTTTACATCGCAATCAAGTGCCTTCAAaacttaaataaatattttttccctATAAATCCCTGAATATCGAGTGcgttttttaaagctttttcataATCTTCAAATGCAATCAGTTCATGTGCTGGTGCTACCAATGCTTTCTTTTCGATCAATCCGAACAACTCATCAAACATCTCCGTTCGTTTTACGCTTTGGCTGTTCTTCTTCGTCCACCGAGTCATCCAAAATCCGCAGTACTTCAAATCTTTGAAAATCAAAGATGCCGTTGAGGCCGTAACCGGTTCTCGTGACATTCCGCCATAGGTTACCATGATCCCACCGTTATCGAGATGACGGGACACTTCTAGGGCATTTTTTCCTCCAACACAGTTCAAGGCTAACTTaggttttttgaatattccatCCTTGAAGATTTTTGTCGTCCTCAGTTCCTCCTCCGTAATGA is part of the Sabethes cyaneus chromosome 2, idSabCyanKW18_F2, whole genome shotgun sequence genome and harbors:
- the LOC128735489 gene encoding protein OSCP1, producing the protein MTVTNLFIILNLGSEMLYVIDQRLKAQAIPLDKSAQVLREITEVLLDPKFLHYISTAYQHNMLTVQQTRILLTDIACCSLMRLDVSSMDKLWDLMIMIFKWQMFLTNKSSQALMDLTFRHLDGIGRLIPEMRKQILIDNVKKSLIEIWETLCEDDQTIVHRKVYKWLKPYSTKISILIRMGLQKSNGEFETALENNIFYNYYINNIGENIYAKTANLQALKDQIHNKEKQKTSSEQILEGSHEIDSLVEQLNIHNDADETIATEAHETNLSKSCSIHGGLQEIVIDQDVERVTNSQEVEPNTALTDEESNLVKFMKKIKMENNELAAMDDKASDPNEELLKMFDQDFDLKE
- the LOC128734010 gene encoding SET and MYND domain-containing protein 4; translated protein: MDAYDLYSAVWRRIVISGKETQVTSDLKACRTNIEIINYVHQIVKESGLMDQIQFKEDAKNEAKAIVCRKKGNDFFNPKIKRYIKAIECYNESIALCEPGSEALAIAYANRSAICFELKEYRDCLENIRLAEENPYPGHLIPKLNKRKTDCLSMLNNNLDESEEQKQPKLCNKPNRLVPHVSDCLELKEDDKFGRYLITNRNLCAGDLVVIEKPFSFLLAAKLRYLNCDFCQKDRFLTLIPCSHCTVTMFCSEICRQKAQQGYHRIECPGIRNMQQLFTKVILMAMRTTTTAIATFNFDLNEMQKHLQSIENLSVNPFQLDWNTISAKEIYNTIHKLATNQNLRTASDLTQRSVYAIILSDILLNKSPLKHICGSNESHSDLIRNLLFHHAQTAPVNMHSMMYMDYCPEENEQFQQAPLGCGSFPILSNINHSCAPNLVRITLPNGHVAALINRPIKKGDQLYDNYGYHHCLETLSERQIGLRGQYCFRCQCEACKNNYPLYYDLGHANLPPFVKNPIINDELDGLRKHDIKTALKKIPDYCQFLNAFDDQYPNYELSSVQEALLRCFQIVYACQTRKLKYKKVCSL